The genomic interval ACGGAAATTTCGTCTCCCTTCGGTCTCTTCGGCTCCATGTTGGACTACGGGCTTGATGCGGCGCAGCGAAGCATTCTGTTTTGGGATGTGCTGCGTCAGCGCGGAAATCGTTATCAGGCCCAAGCAGCCAAGACTGCGCCGCATGTTCTGAGCTACACACCGGAGATTGTGGTTGATGGCCGCACGCTCGAGAGACCGGTGAACTACGCACTGACGCGGATCGTCCCGCCTGACGGGCTAGTCATCGACCAGACGCGGCGCCCCTTTGTGGTGATCGACCCGCGCGCGGGACATGGTCCCGGCATCGGTGGTTTCAAGGCCGATAGCGAGATCGGTGTAGCGTTGAAGGCAGGTCATCCCTGCTATTTCGTCGGTTTTCTGCCCAATCCCATGCCGGGCCAGACTATCGAGGATATCGCACGTGCGGAGGCCATATTCCTCGAGAAAGTTATCGCATTGCATCCCGATGCAGATGCAAAACCCTGCGTCATCGGCAATTGCCAGGCCGGCTGGGCAGTGATGATGCTCGCGGCGCTAAGGCCGGAACTGTTCGGCTCAATCATCATCGCAGGAACGCCGCTTTCCTATTGGGCGGGTGTCCACGGCAAGTATCCAATGCGCTACAGCGGTGGACTGCTTGGCGGCAGCTGGCTGACAGCCCTGACCAGCGATCTGGGACAGGGCATTTTCGATGGTGCCTGGTTGGTGCAGAATTTTGAGAATCAGAACCCGGCCAACACGCTCTGGACCAAGCAATACAACCTCTATTCCAAGATCGATACCGAAGCCGACCGCTATCTGGGTTTCGAAGACTGGTGGGGCGGCCACGTCAATCTGAATGGCGAGGAAATTCAGTTCATCGTTGACGAGCTTTTCATAGGCAACAATCTGGCGGCGGGCCGTATCGAGACCTCGGACGGTTCGGCCTTAGACCTGCGCAATATCCGTTCGCCGATCGTGGTGCTCTGCTCGAAAGGCGACAACATCACGCCGCCGCCGCAAGCCCTCGACTGGATCCTCGATATTTATGACGATGTCCAGGAGATCCGCTCCCATGGTCAGACGATCATCTACAGCGTGCACGAGACGGTCGGACATCTCGGCATCTTCGTTTCCGCCGGCATCGCCCGCAAGGAACATGGCGAGTTCTCCTCAAACATCGACCTGATCGACGCGCTGCCGCCCGGTCTCTATGAGGCGATTTTTGAGCTAAAGACGGCGGAGACGTTCAATGCAGATCTTGTTGGCGGTGACTGGATCATGCGTTGCGAGGCAAGGACGCTCGACGATATTCGCGCTCTAGGCGGCAACGATGCGGCCGACGACCGACGGTTCGCGACGGCCGCACGGGTGTCCGAGATCAATCTTTCGCTCTATCGCACCTTCGTTCACACCATTTTGCGGCAGGCATTGCCGAAGGGCTTCGGCGAGCAGATGCGAAAGCTTCATCCGCTGCGCCTGCAATACGATCTTTTCTCGGATGCCAATCCGTGGATGGCGTCGGTGGCTAGTTTTGCTCAGCAATCGGCAGCAGATCGTCGGCCGGTCCAGGGCGACAATCCGTTCCTCGCCCTGGAACGCGCGGCGTCCGGCCAGATCATTTCTACACTCGATTCCTGGCGGACAATGATGGAAACAGTCTCTGAGGCAACATTCCTCGCCGTCTACGGTTGTCCTCTCCTGCAGGCTGCCGTCGGTATCGATCCGGCCGATCAAGCGCCCCGGCGTCGGGCGAGCAAGACGGGCCTGCATCGCCGTGTTCTTGAGGAGCGGATCGAGGAGCTCAGGGGGCGGGTTTCCGAGGGCGGCCTCCGGGAATGCCTTGCACGCAGCCTCATTTACGTGGCGAGTGCGCGAGGGGGCGCCGATGAGCGTGGTTTTGCGGCAATCCGCCGTATGCGATCGATCGAGGACGGCCTTCCGCCCATGACGCTCGGAGCTTTCAAATCGCTGATCCGCGACCAATTCCTGATCCTGTTGATCGACGAGGCGGGTGCGTTGTCAGCAATCCCCGGCATGCTGCCTGAAGACAGGGAGCTTCGCACCTCCGCCCTGGCCGCGCTCAAGGAAGTACTGACGGTTCGCGGTGAGTTGGAAGGGGAACTGGAGAGCCGTTGGCAGAAGGTGGTCGAGCTGTTCGATGTCGAAGAGAAACCCGCCGCCGCTCCATCCGCTCGTTTGAAAGTGGTGAAGACCACCCAATCCAAGCAGGCCAAGAGCTGAATATCAAGCGGCCATATCGGCGGTTGCGATAGGGCTTTCTATGGAGGTTTGCATGACGGATATCGCAAGTGCGGCGCCGTTGGAGGCGCACCGGAAATATGAACAACTCATCGCCCGCGCGAAGCAGACCCCGCCGACGAAGACGGTGGTCGTTCATCCCTGCGATGAATCTTCCTTACGCGGCGCAATCGAAGCTGCCGAAGAGGGACTGATCAAGCCAATACTCGTTGGGCCCGCTCACAGGATAGAGGCCGTGGTCAAGGCGCACGGGCTGGATATAAATCCCTACGAGATTGTCGACGTCGCCCACAGCGATGCGGCGGCAATTTGCGGCGTGAAGCTGATCCAAGAGGCCAAGGGCGAGCTTTTGATGAAAGGCAGCTTGCATACGGACGAGCTGATGCGCGCCGTCACTGCGTCGGCCACAGGATTGCGTACTGCCCGCCGTATCAGCCACGTCTTCGTCATGGACGTGCCGACCTATCCGGAGCCGCTGTTCATCACGGATGCAGCGATCAATATCGAACCCGACCTCGATGCGAAACGCGACATTATCCAGAACGTCATCGATCTGTTTACCCAGGTCGGCCTCGGCACGCCGCGAGTGGCGATCCTGTCGGCCGTGGAGACGGTGACCTCCAAGATCCCTTCCACCATCGAGGCTGCGGCGCTTTGCAAGATGGCCGAGCGCGGACAGATCACTGGGGGTCTGCTCGACGGACCGCTTGCCTTCGACAATGCGATTGATCCCGAAGCCGCGCGGATAAAAGGCATCCAGTCGCCGGTAGCAGGCAAGGCGCAGATTCTCGTCGTGCCGAACCTGGAAGCGGGCAACATGCTGGCGAAGAACCTTACCTTCCTAGCGCGAGCGGATGCGGCCGGCATCGTGCTCGGCGCGCGGGTGCCGATCATTCTGACATCCCGTGCCGATTCCGTGCGCACCCGCCTTGCCTCCTGCGCGCTGGCGGTTCTGCTCGCCGAAGCGCGTCGCCGCATGGCGGCGATACCGACGGCATAATACCCATGGATACCGTGCTCGTCGTTAATGCGGGATCTTCCAGCCTCAAATTCGAGGTCTTTTCGATCGAGGGCGGCCTTTCCAGACGTCTGAAGGGACAGATGGAAGGCGTGGGGACGGCGCCGCGTCTTCGCATTAAAGGCGCG from Rhizobium lentis carries:
- a CDS encoding DUF3141 domain-containing protein encodes the protein MNNPLLNTADTEISSPFGLFGSMLDYGLDAAQRSILFWDVLRQRGNRYQAQAAKTAPHVLSYTPEIVVDGRTLERPVNYALTRIVPPDGLVIDQTRRPFVVIDPRAGHGPGIGGFKADSEIGVALKAGHPCYFVGFLPNPMPGQTIEDIARAEAIFLEKVIALHPDADAKPCVIGNCQAGWAVMMLAALRPELFGSIIIAGTPLSYWAGVHGKYPMRYSGGLLGGSWLTALTSDLGQGIFDGAWLVQNFENQNPANTLWTKQYNLYSKIDTEADRYLGFEDWWGGHVNLNGEEIQFIVDELFIGNNLAAGRIETSDGSALDLRNIRSPIVVLCSKGDNITPPPQALDWILDIYDDVQEIRSHGQTIIYSVHETVGHLGIFVSAGIARKEHGEFSSNIDLIDALPPGLYEAIFELKTAETFNADLVGGDWIMRCEARTLDDIRALGGNDAADDRRFATAARVSEINLSLYRTFVHTILRQALPKGFGEQMRKLHPLRLQYDLFSDANPWMASVASFAQQSAADRRPVQGDNPFLALERAASGQIISTLDSWRTMMETVSEATFLAVYGCPLLQAAVGIDPADQAPRRRASKTGLHRRVLEERIEELRGRVSEGGLRECLARSLIYVASARGGADERGFAAIRRMRSIEDGLPPMTLGAFKSLIRDQFLILLIDEAGALSAIPGMLPEDRELRTSALAALKEVLTVRGELEGELESRWQKVVELFDVEEKPAAAPSARLKVVKTTQSKQAKS
- a CDS encoding phosphate acetyltransferase, whose product is MTDIASAAPLEAHRKYEQLIARAKQTPPTKTVVVHPCDESSLRGAIEAAEEGLIKPILVGPAHRIEAVVKAHGLDINPYEIVDVAHSDAAAICGVKLIQEAKGELLMKGSLHTDELMRAVTASATGLRTARRISHVFVMDVPTYPEPLFITDAAINIEPDLDAKRDIIQNVIDLFTQVGLGTPRVAILSAVETVTSKIPSTIEAAALCKMAERGQITGGLLDGPLAFDNAIDPEAARIKGIQSPVAGKAQILVVPNLEAGNMLAKNLTFLARADAAGIVLGARVPIILTSRADSVRTRLASCALAVLLAEARRRMAAIPTA